AAACTGCTACTTCCACATGAAACCTCCCAGTTGACATGAAGAATGAGCTGTTCAGTTTTATGGTTTCTGTGTTGCACTGTACATAATTCCTGTACGGGTCTGAATTTATCCTGAAATCATGCTAAACTGCAGAAGCATATGAAATCTCCAGACCGGTTGACATGAAAGATGAAGTGTCCCAGTTTTTACGGTTCCCGCGTTGCGTTGCACATGTTTTCCGTATGTTTAACGGGTCCGAGTTTATCCTGTTATAGTATTGACAATTACTGTACCATTCACAGGTGATTGCGACCTAAGAAGTCATGACATGTAACAGTAACGAAACAAGAAGAAGACTGGGGATTCGTGTGACAATTTTAGAAAACCGTCGGCAGACAAGGCCGTCTGCCCCTTGTACTCTAGAAAAAAATTGACTAATTAATGGCCGGTTAGCCAAAATGGCCGGGTCTCCCTTTCCTGATGTGAGTACTGAAGTTAACGGCAAGACGATGGCAGCCTGCAGCGCGCGGCGGTCGCTGTCCCAGGTGACTCAATGCACACATATATACTACGTATATGACTCATTTCTACGTGCTCATCCAAGCTGAGCTGAGCCGTAGTCAAGCTAGGCAGGAAACACATTACACATAGATGGATGGATAGACGGTGGATGGAGTGCTccttccattccaaaataaatataagtatttttagcgcagtgataagtcaaatattttcaactttaactattaataaaaaaataaaaaaatcaatcacgTAAAATTGATGtcactagatttattattaaataaactatcataatatataactcttttatttaaaatatcttacttttatatagattttgtTGGTCAAAATAGTATATCAGAAACTATGTTAGAGTCTAATTTTATGACTGAGGGAGTACCTGATTTGTCGTCGCCCGAGCGGTGAGGGCGATGGTGAGGCGACGAATGAAGGTACGTGCCATGGTTAGGAGGGAGCAAGACAGTGTTGACATGCATGCATCGCCTACTCTCAAACTCTGTTTTGATTTGATCTGTTTCCTTATGGTTTTCGTTCAGCGCCCTTCGAATTGCCTCACGAATTAATCCTCAGGCAGCCAGGCGATGCTTACTTTGAACCTGGCACTATGACAAGGGGGCTACTActtgctccctccgttttatattgtgcatcatatatttttttttaaaaaaagcaaacTACTCTGTGCTTCATTTAATGTAAGTATGTgatgaaaaaacataaaaagagACATACTGACTTGAACTCCCTCTACAACACTTACATTAAATGTTCGCATGCAACATAGATACAAATTACAATAAGATTACATGTGTCAAACAAAAGGACCAAGGCCATAGTTCACGTGCCAAAATTTTTCTAAGTATACGGACACGTATTTGaagtaacaaaacaaattacatattaataacaaaacaaattacagattccgcatgtaagctacgagacgaatttattaagcctaattaatccatcattagcaaatgtttactgtagcatcacattgtcaaatcatagcgtaattaggcttaaaagattcgtcacgcaacttacatgcaaactgtgccattggtttttttcgtcaacatttaatgttccatgcatgtgtccaaatatttgatgtgacggaatttttagAAGTTCGAAGGAACCTAAACACTGCCCAAGGTAATATTAATAATAACTttagaaatttctatttttGGATAATGTGATGATCAATATATAACGGAGAGACTACTTTACTAACCGTACTATTTGTTACTTATCGGATGATGCAGTTTGAATTGGTTAAGTGGATCACCGGTGCAATTCAAGcagcaaaagaaagaaaaaagaaacggGTGGATAATTAAGGTAGGTAGTACGTGGACGTGGTTGAAGATGAAGGGCGTTGGCCACGTACCCCGACAGGTGTGCAAATTCGATTGCGACTCAGGAGACAGGAGAGTGCATGTGTCACCCGTCCATCGTCATTTGCGCGCCCAAtttccaaaataagtgcagtcgtaAATATCCGtacccaacgtttgactatccgtcttatttaaaaattttatgaaaaatttaaaaatatttagtcacacataaagtattattcatattttatcatctaagagtaataaaaatactaatcataaaaaaatttcaaataagacgaacggtcaaatattgaaCGTGAACAGTGTAAATgtgtacttattttaggacggagggagtagtctcAAGTTTTGTTTCGGATAAGGTAGCGTACTCGATCCATGATCCGTCAGCCAGTAATTGAATTGAATTGTCCTAAGCGTGGGCGGTGCACCGACCAAACCACCCCCTCTCCTGTGCATGTGCTGCTGATGCTGATCGATCGTCTCTGGAACCCATTCTTGGCATTCATGTCAATTAACGGCTTGATGATGATCGCTTTCCAAACCAAACGACATGTACATGACAACATCCGAAATTACCGCTTCATTCTGGATCAAGACGTATCTGATTTCCTTCCCTTTTTTATACTCTTATCTTCTCTTTCATTTTTCATAATATCTCTTGTTTAGATTTTTCTTATATCATACCTTTCATTCTTTAATTTTCACATCTTAAAAGAAAAGATATAGTCTACAACACAGGCCTAGGTACGTAGTTACATGTTCAGATCAGGACGCTAAGTTATCAAAATATTGATTGTCttcctccctccgttccaaaataagtgcagttttgcactatttacgttcaacgtttgactgttcgttttatttgaaatttttttatgattagtatttttattgctattagatgataaaacatgaatagtactttatgtgtgactaaatattttcaaatttttcacaattttttaaataagacggacggtcaaacgttgggcacagatattcacggctgcacttattttgagttGGAGGTAGTACAATTTTATAACTTGACAATCTTATTTAAGATTTTTGATTCTACAATTCTATATGTACTTAGAGCTTGAAACTTTTAGTTCAGAATCGTGATTTTAACAACACTGAGAAAGACATTGACAATATCATAGAAGCTAGTACAAAGGTATATAGAAGAAAAACCTTTATTAACTACAAAATGTATCAGCAGTAACGTACATGTATAGTAGGCAGATCTGTTTATAGTTAGACCAACCATATACGTACGTATTTACAAACTGAATACAGACTTTGGGTGTTCCCTCGTactaaacaaaagaaaaaaaaacacactcaaaagtaagaccatgaCCGATATATCTGCAATACTAAAATGTTTATGCAGATCATGTCCCCTAATTAATCATAGCTAGCACTCCTTAATAAGCGCCAATTATTATTGTAGCTATCAAGACTTGACGGCGGCCActgccggcgacgagcgcgCCTACGCGGCGGAGGGCGCCGGGAAGTACTTGACGGCGCCGGCCTCGGCGAGCGCCGTCCGCATCGGCTGGCTGGCCTCGTCGGcgttgtcctcctcctccttgtagTCGAGGCTCTCGTCGTTGTAGATGTCCCACCACCTCTTCACCAGCATCTTTATATCTTCTCTGTTCATGTTCTCCTCCTTCCCGGTGAACCTCCATGGCTTCGAACCCTGCAATCAAATCATGCCATCCATCGCTCGATCAGATAATCGATCATTCACCGATCGATTCATCGAATTATCGAGATGATCGATCATGTAATGCTTACCGCTGCACAGTAATGGACGACCTTGACCTGGTCGAGGTCGACGTTCTCCGGGTGCCTCCAGAGCATGGCGAGAACGAGGTTGTAGACGTTGGGGATGGGCTTGTACTGTTCGCGGAAGAACATGTTGAGGAAGTCCTGCTCGGCGAACGGGGTGGGCGGCGTGACGACGAGCGCGTCGAGCAGGTCCTTGGCGGTGCCGAGGCCGGGCTCGTGGACGAACATGCCGGCGTTGAAgtagagcggcggcggggggccgaGCTCGCGCTCCGGCCACGCCACCTCGTCGGGGCGCTGCTGGCAGTAGCCGATGTCGTACTGCGGCGTGTGGCTCCACGTCTTCTCGCAGAAGCAGTCCTTGACGGCGTAGAAGGCGCCCTTGTCGAGGTCGAACAGGTGGTCGATGTTGTCGAACACCTGTATGTCGGCGTCGAGGTAGACCATCCGCTCGTACTCCACGAACTCCCAGATGCGGAGCTTCGAGTAGTTGATCACGTAGTAGGCCATGGCGAACTGCGTCTGGCTCTCCGGCGGGTACACCGGCTGAATCTCCCGGACCACGCACCCCTGCTCGACCAGCTTCCGCCGGTGCTCGCCGGGGACGTCCGGGAGCACGGCGACCACCAGCGGGTACGCCGAGCGGACGCGGCGGAGCCCCTTGGCGAGCCCCACGACGCCCTTCCAgtagtcgccgtcgccggccaggAACGTCACGTACgccctcctcttcgccgccgccaacgccttcTTCTCCGACGACACGTTCGGCCccatcatcgatcgatcaacaAACAAGCTTTGCAAATGATCTAGCTAGATCGAAATTTGCAAGAGAAATGTTAATTTGCTTCAATGGATTGGTGTGCTGCAAGATTTTGATGAGGAGTTCGTAGCGGGAGGAGGAGTTTAAATAGGGAGCCTGGTCGCCTCTACCCGTggcggttttgcggttgaggacGGTTATCTCGGGGGATCTGGGACGTACACGTGTCCGGCACGGGAGATCGAACGGCTGCGGTGGAAAGGACGGGCCTCGGCAGGTTGGCGCGATATTTCTTTCTGGATTTATGAAGTGGGGTCCACTGATTAAGTAAGGCTGGGTGCGATGAATATTCGGCGTCATGGTATGGCCGGTGATTACGTGAGCAAAATCGAAATGGATAAAGTGagtaaaaaaaggaagaaattatTACTGACCTGGTTGGTAAATGTAAATTAAAGGTAAGAAAGTTAAGGCGGTTGGAATGTGGTAGATAGCTCTCTCGATCGAATATTCGATCggatggtgtttttttttactgcctTTATCCGTTGCAGTTTGGAATGCAATGGGGATCCTTCCATATTTATtgatttttctttccttttatttCTGGCCAGCCTTCAAAATTTAGGCTGTTGATTTTAATCGGGGCGGGTTTACTGGGATTTGATCGGAGGCTACCttcaattcctttttttttatctcctaCATTCAATTCCTTCAATTCCTACTGCCTTAACTGAATGAAAGGAAATGAATTatcgaaaagaaaagaaaaagtaacGGAAGGAGCTAGAAGCTGGAATGAGGAGCACTCAGACTATATGGTATGAACTTTGGGTATGTTCAGTAAATGGGGGTAGAAAAATAATATCACatcttttaaaaataatattaattgcatcatagttatttatttttcaCACCTCGTTTAATTCTAGTCATTCATTCATCGTCCCTTTTCATTCTTATACATCTCATATTACCTCGTTTGCCAAACACACCATTTGTGGTTTAGAAAATCTGGTGTCCATTTATTCGGAAATCAAAAAATGGTCTAAGAGACGACGATTACGCCATTTGcataatatattataataattcgGATGGGATAATAAAAGGGAACACgtagtatattaaaaaaaaaagggcttgCATGTGTCGCTGGAGTAAAGAACCAACCTGAGGAAACAATATTCCGATGGTTCGCTTTATATATCCGTGAAGGGAGGCACGTGGTGAAATGGGAGGGGATTGCATGGAAAGAATATGCAAATctcatcttcatttttttttggttggggATAAACGTGCATGGCCGGTATCTGCAGAAGCCTCTCCTCCAGTCTTTTAATTTGTTTCTAGAGTATTTTGGCAATCTGGCTACTAGCTAGAGagtaaaaattaagaaaaagaaaagaatctgGAACTGCTGCTGGTTGTAGATGGGCATATCAAGGGCAGACACATGTACGTACGCGTGGGTGCAGAATTAAGAAACGATTGATCCATTCTGTTGCAACAACACACGTAGTAGATCAGCTGGTATACCTAGCTTACCCTTGTTGGGTCAAATTAAAGGTCTCAAGGATGACATATGTTGCGATCTGGTCGGTGTGTGTGTGTCATTCATATTCGGTCCTGCTATGCTAgctgcttctgcttcttcttctccttctccgctATATGCGCGTGACTCGTCGGCATGGCCGCGTGCGCGCTGTCCTGTACAATATCTACTGTCCgtaataaatataaataatatgAGCCTATTTAGATCGTAGCTATAATAAATCTTATCAAGTTTCGGTaatattgttaaaattttggcaggatttcttacgTATTGaccaaatttagcaacaaactaaatgtaaacattttttttaactttgtaaaaaaatggtatggttgaaatggtatcaaagtgaacatgccctatATAATATAGCTAGATAATATAAGTTTATATAAGTTAACATGGTTTACGATAATTTAAACCGTATACATAATGATGAtccaaatgtaaaagtaaggtgATGTGGCTTtacgagagaagaaaaaaaggaaggtaATTTCGATCGTAGCTTAATTAATCATCTAAGggttaaaaataattaagatgATATAGCTTaggggcatccacaatgtagtgCAAAAGTAGTCCATAAGCAATACAATATTTTATTCAGCCACCTAGCAATATTGTGGAACTAGTCCacagaaaagaataaataataaatGCTACCCATAAGTATATGGGATGGCCATAGagaataaaatatgttatttgtctctactttctctctctcctaatattatttgctatatatatacattgtgaaGGTTACAATAGTTAAAgctcatacatatatatatatatatatatatatatatatatatatatatatatatatatatatatatatatatatatatatatatatatatatatatatatatatatatatatatatatatatatatatatatatatatatatatatatatatatatatatatatatatatatatatatatatatatatatatatatatatatatatatatatatatatatatatatatatatatatatatatatatatatatatatatatatatatatatatatatatatatatatatatatatatatatatatatatatatatatatgggtccCATCTATATGGACTAGTTTTTCTATATACATTAGTGTTGCCCTGATGAGAgtataaaataagaaaaaaaattggactatagattaatcatataagggcttaaaaaaattgatacgttatggcttaatgagagaagaagaaaatagcATTAACTAAGTGATGATGAACTCTGTAGGTATATAGAGTCCTATGAAAAATAGTGAAgaaatatattcaaatattatatgaattatgtgggatgatgattttATAGAATTATAGATAATACAACATACTtgtatgatattttagaatggtGCAAAGAAATAACAAATCCTATCATATCTTATAACCCACTAAATTCTAAAGTTCAACATGCAAGTCCTTGCATGTTAAACTTTAGATTGCATGTTGAACTTTAGAATTTAGTGGGTTATAAGATATCCTTGCATGTTGAACTTTAGGATTTAGTGGGTTATAAGATATGACAGGATTTGTCCTTACAAGGTTTGGTTCACTTCAACACCGATCCACATACTATACACATTTTGGCTGTATATATCCACACCTGAACACATTGGCTTCTGGGCATCTCAGTGGGGGTGGCTCTGAGCATGCGGGATAGGAGCTTGACTAGCATGACGAGGCAGAATCCCCAACCCTCACGCGCACAAGTGAAGGCGACATTATAGTTGCAGTTGGGACCCAGCCGCCACACGTGCACAGGTCCATGACGCGATCACTCCCGGCCGTTGGGAGCCACTCACCCGGGGGCCTTCGTCGCTGAGCTTGTCCCCGATGGCTGCCACCCTTCTCCCCTACTCATTGTCGGCTGACCTGGAGGTTGCGTTGAGATGGGAAGGAGGTGGAAGAAGATTGCCAGTTGATATGCGGGGTCTACATGGGTCCCACACTGACTCAACCGTCAAGTCACCAAAACTGGAGAGCGATACTGTCTTATAACCAAATGTGACATGGTTTTACAAGATTCTGGTATTCCGGTTCAAGGACGGGTTTAACACTCGATGACAAGATAAAGGACTGCAGGTGAACTTTTTCCGAGATGAAAAATTTCCAGCCTCATGGGCCTGTGCATATGACCCATAGGCCATAGGCAGG
The window above is part of the Oryza sativa Japonica Group chromosome 7, ASM3414082v1 genome. Proteins encoded here:
- the LOC4344351 gene encoding galactinol synthase 2, which encodes MMGPNVSSEKKALAAAKRRAYVTFLAGDGDYWKGVVGLAKGLRRVRSAYPLVVAVLPDVPGEHRRKLVEQGCVVREIQPVYPPESQTQFAMAYYVINYSKLRIWEFVEYERMVYLDADIQVFDNIDHLFDLDKGAFYAVKDCFCEKTWSHTPQYDIGYCQQRPDEVAWPERELGPPPPLYFNAGMFVHEPGLGTAKDLLDALVVTPPTPFAEQDFLNMFFREQYKPIPNVYNLVLAMLWRHPENVDLDQVKVVHYCAAGSKPWRFTGKEENMNREDIKMLVKRWWDIYNDESLDYKEEEDNADEASQPMRTALAEAGAVKYFPAPSAA